In the Candidatus Sysuiplasma jiujiangense genome, AAGGACGTATCTGTTCTGGGCCCACTAAAAACAGAAGGTTCATACCCACAGCACCGGACCAGCTGTGGGAGACAGACATAACATATGTCTGGTGCGGCATAGACAGATGGTGCTACCTGTTCAACAACCTGGACTGCTTTACAAGGGAATGGCTGGCATATGTGTTTGCCAGGGACATAAGGAGGCAGCATGCAATTGACTGTCTCCTCAAGGCAACAGAAGGAAGGGACCTGTCCAACCTCGTTCTGAGGTCTGACAACGGCTCTCAGTTCTCATCCAGTGCATTCATGGAGTCCGTGAATGCGCAGGGCAAAGGCAGGAATTCATCGCAAACAGCACTCCAGAACAGCAGGGGCACATCGAGTCGTTTCACAGCACGCTGAAGACTGAATACATGTGGCTCATTGAGTTCGGCAGCTACGGTGAGGCCGCCGAATACATGCCACAAGTATTCGTCGATTACAACAATGCCAGAATTCACTCGGCAATAGGTTATTCAACACCAGGAGAGTTCTAAATGAATTGGAAGAAACAGCTTGCGCCGGAGGGGGTCACATCAAATCTACAGGGCAGAAAGTGATTCTAAAAACAGGGGTCCATTCCATGCTTTCTTCTATTATTCATTTAACTTACCCATTGCTCATTATTCATTATTCAAATA is a window encoding:
- a CDS encoding DDE-type integrase/transposase/recombinase; translated protein: MKIRGRTANWIYQRTVEEGRICSGPTKNRRFIPTAPDQLWETDITYVWCGIDRWCYLFNNLDCFTREWLAYVFARDIRRQHAIDCLLKATEGRDLSNLVLRSDNGSQFSSSAFMESVNAQGKGRNSSQTALQNSRGTSSRFTAR
- a CDS encoding integrase core domain-containing protein → MQCIHGVRECAGQRQEFIANSTPEQQGHIESFHSTLKTEYMWLIEFGSYGEAAEYMPQVFVDYNNARIHSAIGYSTPGEF